From the genome of Bosea sp. Tri-49, one region includes:
- a CDS encoding GntR family transcriptional regulator yields MLQLTSDGLLQPMRNRGFRVVDPSLDELRGIFEVRTQLEASAFRKLVRMGAENLSELQALADAIAQSVETGDVPRYLAADRAFHAELLALAGNEVLTDIVLRLRDRMRLYGIRSPHGLARQKSSVPEHYRIIDVIKQGLEDEAEALMTGHIMAWEPIFTEAVALRSARPA; encoded by the coding sequence TTGCTGCAGCTCACCTCGGACGGGCTGCTCCAGCCGATGCGCAATCGCGGCTTCCGGGTCGTCGATCCCTCGCTCGACGAGCTTCGCGGTATCTTCGAGGTGCGCACCCAGCTCGAGGCCTCGGCCTTCCGCAAGCTGGTCAGAATGGGAGCAGAAAACCTCTCTGAACTCCAGGCGCTGGCCGATGCCATCGCTCAATCAGTCGAAACGGGCGACGTGCCGCGTTATCTTGCCGCCGACCGGGCGTTTCACGCAGAATTATTGGCGCTCGCGGGCAACGAGGTGTTGACTGACATCGTCTTGCGCCTGCGCGACAGGATGCGCCTCTACGGGATCCGCTCGCCGCACGGCCTCGCACGGCAGAAGTCGTCAGTGCCGGAGCACTACCGCATCATCGACGTCATCAAACAGGGCCTGGAAGACGAGGCTGAAGCGCTGATGACCGGCCATATCATGGCCTGGGAGCCGATCTTCACGGAAGCCGTTGCTCTGAGAAGTGCTCGACCCGCCTAG
- a CDS encoding aspartate aminotransferase family protein — MLDQPARTDNELDAWDRDHFFHPSTHMGQHARGETPNRIITGGEGVYIVDRDGKRSLDAFAGLYCVNVGYGRKSITDAIAEQAARLPYYHAYVGHGSEPSIRLAKMVVERAPKGMSRVFFGLSGSDANETNLKLVWYYNNVLKRPEKKKIISRWRGYHGSGVMTGSLTGLAAFHNLFDLPKAPVIHTEAPYYYRREDRTQSEEQFSQHCADKLEELIQAEGPETIAAFIGEPVLGTGGIVPPPAGYWAKIQAVLRKYDILLIADEVVTGFGRLGSMFGSDHYGIEPDLITIAKGLTSAYAPLSGVIVAEKFWRVLEQGSDEYGPIGHGWTYSSHPLCAAAGVANLELVDELDLVRNAGEVGAYFNAALKDAVGSHRHVGEVRGEGLLAAVEFVRDRDDRVFFDPSEKVGPRIAAALLEQGVIARAMPQGDILGFAPPLCLTREEADEVVGATRRAIEAVAATF; from the coding sequence ATGCTCGACCAACCCGCCCGCACCGACAACGAGCTGGATGCCTGGGACCGCGACCACTTCTTCCATCCTTCGACGCATATGGGCCAGCATGCCCGCGGCGAGACGCCGAACCGCATCATCACCGGCGGCGAGGGCGTCTACATCGTCGACCGCGACGGCAAGCGGAGCCTCGATGCCTTCGCCGGGCTCTATTGCGTCAATGTCGGCTATGGCCGCAAATCGATCACCGACGCGATCGCCGAGCAGGCGGCCAGGCTTCCCTATTACCACGCCTATGTCGGCCATGGCTCGGAGCCCTCGATCAGGCTCGCCAAGATGGTGGTGGAGCGCGCGCCCAAGGGCATGAGCCGGGTCTTCTTCGGGCTCTCCGGCTCGGACGCCAACGAGACCAATCTCAAGCTGGTCTGGTACTACAACAATGTCCTGAAGCGGCCGGAGAAGAAGAAGATCATCTCGCGCTGGCGCGGCTATCACGGCTCGGGTGTGATGACCGGCAGCCTCACCGGCCTTGCCGCCTTCCACAACCTGTTCGACCTGCCGAAGGCGCCGGTCATTCACACCGAGGCGCCCTACTACTATCGTCGCGAGGATCGCACCCAGAGCGAGGAGCAGTTCTCGCAGCATTGCGCCGACAAGCTCGAGGAGCTGATCCAGGCCGAGGGGCCGGAAACGATCGCCGCCTTCATCGGCGAGCCAGTGCTGGGTACGGGCGGCATCGTGCCCCCGCCCGCCGGCTACTGGGCGAAGATCCAGGCGGTGCTCAGGAAGTACGACATCCTGCTGATCGCGGACGAGGTCGTCACCGGTTTCGGTCGTCTCGGCAGCATGTTCGGCTCCGACCATTACGGCATCGAGCCCGACCTCATCACCATCGCCAAGGGCCTGACCTCGGCCTATGCGCCACTCTCAGGTGTCATCGTCGCCGAGAAATTCTGGCGGGTGCTGGAGCAGGGCTCGGACGAATACGGCCCGATCGGCCATGGCTGGACCTATTCCTCGCATCCGCTCTGCGCGGCGGCCGGCGTCGCCAATCTCGAACTCGTCGACGAGCTCGATCTCGTCCGCAATGCCGGCGAGGTCGGCGCCTATTTCAATGCGGCACTCAAGGATGCCGTCGGCAGCCACCGCCATGTCGGCGAGGTCCGCGGCGAGGGCTTGCTGGCGGCGGTCGAATTCGTCCGCGACAGGGACGACCGCGTTTTCTTCGATCCTTCCGAAAAAGTCGGCCCACGCATCGCCGCCGCCCTGCTGGAGCAAGGCGTCATCGCCCGCGCCATGCCGCAGGGCGACATCCTCGGCTTTGCGCCCCCGCTATGCCTGACGAGGGAGGAGGCCGACGAGGTTGTCGGCGCAACGCGACGCGCAATCGAAGCGGTGGCTGCGACGTTCTAG
- a CDS encoding NAD-dependent succinate-semialdehyde dehydrogenase, with the protein MSAMTSTARRETAIAKPVEHPGLPRLTDRRLLRQLSYIGGRWTAASDGETFPVTDPATGALVAQVAALGATEATQAIDVAHAAFPKWKALLPQERAVLLRRWHTEMLAAAEDLALLMTLEQGKPLAEARGEIAYAADFIAYYAEDALRVNAEGVTSHLPGAQMSLSREPVGVAALLTPWNFPSAMLTRKAAAALAAGCTIVAHPSSHTPLSALALAELADRAGLPAGVFNIVTGDAAPIAETYCADTRVRAVSFTGSTEIGRIVARNAAATVKRVVMELGGHAPLIVFDDADLDRAVAIAIDAKFATSGQDCLAANRIYVQRGLYERFCTAFTEKIAALRVGAGLEDGVEIGPLMHAAARRKAEAQIVDALARGARRLTPERAMPGPLFLAPTVLADVPDEALIMREETFAPVAAIAPFGSEDEVIARANDTEYGLVAYVVTRDGARAARLAKALDYGMVAVNRVKITGAPIPFGGMKQSGLGREGSRHGLEAFTDLKYVCLDLN; encoded by the coding sequence ATGAGCGCAATGACGAGCACGGCAAGGCGCGAAACCGCGATCGCGAAGCCGGTCGAGCATCCCGGCCTGCCGCGCCTGACTGATCGTCGCCTGCTCCGGCAGCTGTCCTATATCGGTGGGCGCTGGACCGCCGCGTCTGACGGCGAGACTTTCCCGGTGACCGATCCTGCGACCGGCGCGCTCGTCGCGCAGGTCGCAGCGCTCGGCGCCACCGAGGCGACGCAGGCGATCGACGTGGCACATGCCGCCTTCCCGAAATGGAAAGCGTTGCTGCCGCAGGAGCGCGCCGTGCTGCTGCGGCGCTGGCACACCGAAATGCTGGCCGCGGCCGAGGATCTTGCGCTGCTGATGACGCTGGAGCAGGGCAAGCCGCTCGCGGAAGCGCGCGGCGAGATCGCCTATGCCGCCGACTTCATCGCCTATTACGCCGAGGATGCGTTGCGGGTGAACGCCGAGGGCGTGACCAGCCATCTGCCGGGTGCGCAGATGTCGCTGTCGCGCGAGCCTGTCGGCGTCGCCGCCCTGCTGACGCCCTGGAACTTCCCCTCCGCCATGCTGACGCGCAAGGCCGCGGCCGCGCTCGCAGCCGGCTGCACCATCGTCGCTCACCCCTCCTCGCATACCCCGCTTTCGGCGCTGGCGCTGGCCGAGCTCGCCGACCGCGCCGGGCTGCCGGCAGGCGTCTTCAACATCGTCACTGGCGACGCCGCGCCGATCGCCGAGACCTATTGTGCCGATACCCGCGTACGCGCCGTCAGCTTCACCGGCTCGACCGAGATCGGCCGGATCGTCGCCCGCAACGCGGCCGCGACGGTCAAGCGCGTGGTGATGGAGCTCGGCGGCCATGCCCCGCTGATCGTCTTCGACGATGCCGATCTCGACCGCGCCGTCGCGATCGCGATCGACGCCAAGTTCGCGACTTCCGGCCAGGACTGCCTCGCCGCCAACCGCATCTATGTCCAGCGCGGCCTCTACGAGCGCTTCTGCACCGCCTTCACCGAGAAGATTGCGGCGCTGAGGGTCGGCGCCGGGCTGGAGGACGGCGTCGAGATCGGCCCGCTGATGCATGCCGCTGCCAGGCGCAAGGCCGAGGCGCAGATCGTCGATGCGCTGGCGCGCGGCGCGAGGCGGCTGACGCCGGAGCGCGCCATGCCCGGCCCGCTCTTCCTGGCGCCGACCGTGCTCGCCGATGTGCCCGACGAGGCGCTGATCATGCGCGAGGAGACCTTCGCCCCGGTCGCTGCCATCGCGCCCTTCGGCAGCGAAGACGAGGTCATCGCCCGCGCCAACGACACCGAATACGGTCTCGTCGCCTATGTCGTGACCCGCGACGGCGCCCGCGCCGCACGCCTCGCCAAAGCGCTCGACTACGGCATGGTCGCGGTCAACCGCGTCAAGATCACCGGCGCGCCGATCCCGTTCGGCGGCATGAAGCAGTCCGGCCTCGGCCGCGAGGGCTCGCGCCACGGCCTCGAGGCCTTCACCGACCTCAAATATGTCTGCCTCGACCTGAACTGA
- the ehuA gene encoding ectoine/hydroxyectoine ABC transporter ATP-binding protein EhuA codes for MTETSQAPIIEFAGVTKRFGALTVLDDFNFSVARGEKVTLIGPSGSGKSTVLRILMTLEPFQEGRLTLAGMPYHEPNAGGPFKASDSHLRQIRSHVGMVFQSFNLFPHMTVLRNVVEAPLRVLGLPRGEAECRAVDLLAMVGLADKKDHYPAQLSGGQQQRVAIARALAMRPRVLLFDEPTSALDPQLVGEVLSVIRGLASEHDLTMLLVTHEMRFAREVSDRVCFFDKGRICEQGEPERIFSAPEQPRTREFLASVLG; via the coding sequence ATGACCGAGACCTCCCAGGCCCCCATCATCGAGTTCGCCGGCGTGACCAAGCGCTTCGGCGCACTGACCGTGCTCGACGACTTCAACTTCAGCGTCGCCCGCGGCGAGAAGGTCACGTTGATCGGCCCGTCCGGCTCCGGCAAGTCGACGGTGCTCCGCATCCTGATGACGCTGGAGCCCTTCCAGGAGGGGCGGCTGACGCTCGCCGGCATGCCCTATCACGAGCCGAATGCCGGCGGGCCGTTCAAGGCCTCGGATAGCCACCTGCGCCAGATCCGCAGCCATGTCGGCATGGTCTTCCAGAGCTTCAACCTGTTCCCGCACATGACCGTGCTGCGCAATGTCGTCGAGGCGCCGCTGCGCGTGCTCGGCCTGCCGCGCGGCGAGGCCGAATGCCGGGCGGTCGACCTGCTCGCCATGGTCGGGCTCGCCGACAAGAAGGATCACTATCCGGCCCAGCTCTCTGGTGGCCAGCAGCAGCGCGTCGCGATCGCCCGGGCGCTCGCCATGCGCCCGCGCGTGCTGCTCTTCGACGAGCCGACTTCGGCGCTCGACCCGCAGCTCGTCGGCGAGGTGCTTTCGGTCATCCGCGGCCTCGCCAGCGAGCATGACCTCACCATGCTGCTCGTCACCCACGAGATGCGCTTCGCCCGCGAAGTCTCCGACCGGGTCTGCTTCTTCGACAAGGGCCGCATCTGCGAGCAGGGTGAGCCGGAGCGCATCTTCAGCGCGCCGGAGCAGCCGCGCACCCGCGAATTCCTGGCCTCGGTGCTGGGCTGA
- the ehuD gene encoding ectoine/hydroxyectoine ABC transporter permease subunit EhuD encodes MMYGFEWDTTTPLTYASSILPIILIGLTVTLQAAAAGFAIALVLGLVFALLRRSRYTTVSWTTAIVVEFLRDTPLLVQLFFLYYVLPEYGITLPAFLTGALALGLQYSAYTSEVYRGGIEALPRGQWEAATALNLSRLQTYRDIVVPQIVPRILPAMGNYLVAMIKETPVLSVVTVLEMMGLANMIGERTFEYLVPLTLVGLIFLLLTLICSAGLHRLQKALPKAGIPLR; translated from the coding sequence ATGATGTACGGCTTCGAATGGGACACGACGACGCCGCTCACCTACGCGTCCTCGATCCTGCCGATCATCCTGATCGGCCTCACCGTGACACTGCAGGCAGCCGCGGCCGGCTTTGCGATCGCGCTGGTGCTCGGCCTCGTCTTCGCGCTACTGCGCCGCAGCCGGTACACGACCGTGTCCTGGACGACGGCGATCGTCGTCGAGTTCCTCCGCGATACCCCGCTGCTGGTGCAGCTCTTCTTCCTCTATTATGTGCTGCCGGAGTACGGCATCACGCTGCCGGCCTTCCTGACCGGGGCGCTCGCGCTCGGGCTGCAATATTCGGCCTACACCTCGGAGGTCTACCGCGGCGGCATCGAGGCCCTGCCGCGCGGGCAATGGGAGGCGGCGACCGCGCTGAATCTCTCCCGGTTGCAGACCTATCGCGACATCGTCGTGCCGCAGATCGTGCCGCGCATCCTGCCGGCGATGGGCAATTATCTCGTAGCCATGATCAAGGAGACGCCGGTGCTCTCCGTCGTCACCGTGCTCGAGATGATGGGGCTCGCCAACATGATTGGCGAGCGCACCTTCGAGTATCTCGTGCCGCTGACCTTGGTCGGCCTGATCTTCCTCCTCCTCACGCTGATCTGCTCGGCCGGCCTGCATCGGCTGCAGAAGGCGCTGCCGAAAGCAGGGATCCCGCTGCGATGA
- the ehuC gene encoding ectoine/hydroxyectoine ABC transporter permease subunit EhuC, giving the protein MEWLSYLPALSRGALITAGITLSAIAIGAVAAFAAGIARVEGGRVLSLVALCYTELFRGTSLLVQLFWFYYALPLVGISFEPVATGILVLSLHVGAYGSEIVRGALQSVSVQQHEAARALNFGRAQTLLHITLPQALVEMMPAFGNLAIETLKLSSLVSLISIADLTFRAQSIRNLTLDSAGVYSLTLVGYFAMSLVLMLIMRLIERWVRRGAAFPRAAHS; this is encoded by the coding sequence ATGGAGTGGCTGTCCTATCTGCCCGCCTTGTCGCGCGGCGCGCTGATCACCGCCGGGATCACTTTGTCGGCGATCGCGATCGGCGCCGTCGCCGCCTTCGCGGCCGGCATTGCCCGCGTCGAGGGCGGGCGCGTGCTCTCGCTGGTCGCGCTCTGTTACACCGAGCTCTTCCGCGGGACGTCGCTGCTCGTCCAGCTGTTCTGGTTCTACTACGCCCTGCCGCTCGTCGGGATCAGCTTCGAGCCGGTCGCCACCGGCATCCTGGTGCTCTCGCTGCATGTCGGCGCCTATGGCTCCGAGATCGTCCGCGGCGCGCTGCAATCGGTCTCCGTCCAGCAGCACGAGGCGGCGCGGGCGCTGAATTTCGGCCGCGCCCAGACGCTTCTCCATATCACCCTGCCGCAGGCCCTGGTCGAGATGATGCCGGCCTTCGGCAATCTCGCCATCGAGACCCTGAAGCTGTCCTCGCTGGTCTCGCTGATCTCGATCGCCGACCTGACCTTCCGGGCGCAGTCGATCCGCAACCTCACCCTCGACAGCGCCGGCGTCTACAGCCTGACGCTGGTCGGCTACTTCGCGATGTCGCTGGTGCTGATGCTGATCATGCGGCTGATCGAGCGCTGGGTCCGGCGCGGCGCCGCCTTCCCGCGCGCAGCGCATTCGTGA
- the ehuB gene encoding ectoine/hydroxyectoine ABC transporter substrate-binding protein EhuB has product MPFLKISGISAVALATGLAAAGATTLKDVKDQGYIRVATANEVPYSYMKDDGTSAGIGPDVANAVLKKLGVAEANWSVTPFGTLIPGLKAKRFDFVAAEQNISPERCKQVSFSEPNSSYGEGLLVKKGNPKKLTTYADIAKDPSLKVAVVSGANNIDFLRAVGVKDSQVIFITANADALATVQSRADAYAATELTVASLAKGQANVEQVAPFTDPVVNGKPVRNFGGFAFRPEDKELRDAFNAALVEFRKSDDYKKILGTYGLSDASIKAAADRKVEDLCAGK; this is encoded by the coding sequence ATGCCGTTTCTAAAGATTTCGGGAATCTCCGCCGTAGCTCTCGCCACCGGCCTTGCCGCCGCCGGCGCGACCACACTCAAGGACGTCAAGGATCAAGGTTATATCCGCGTCGCGACCGCCAATGAGGTGCCCTATTCCTACATGAAGGATGACGGCACCTCGGCCGGCATCGGCCCGGACGTCGCCAATGCCGTGCTGAAGAAGCTCGGCGTCGCCGAGGCCAACTGGTCGGTGACGCCGTTCGGCACGCTGATCCCCGGCCTCAAGGCCAAGCGCTTCGACTTCGTCGCGGCCGAGCAGAACATCTCGCCCGAGCGCTGCAAGCAGGTCTCCTTCAGCGAGCCGAACTCCTCCTATGGCGAGGGCCTTCTGGTGAAGAAGGGCAACCCGAAGAAGCTGACGACCTATGCCGACATCGCCAAGGACCCGTCGCTCAAGGTCGCGGTCGTCTCCGGCGCGAACAATATCGACTTCCTGCGCGCCGTCGGCGTCAAGGACAGCCAGGTGATCTTCATCACCGCCAATGCCGACGCGCTCGCCACCGTCCAGAGCCGCGCTGACGCCTATGCCGCGACCGAGCTCACCGTCGCCTCGCTCGCCAAGGGCCAGGCCAATGTCGAGCAGGTCGCGCCCTTCACCGACCCGGTCGTCAATGGCAAACCGGTCCGCAATTTCGGCGGCTTCGCCTTCCGGCCGGAGGACAAGGAACTGCGCGACGCCTTCAACGCCGCGCTCGTCGAGTTCCGCAAGAGCGACGATTACAAGAAGATCCTCGGCACCTACGGCCTCTCGGACGCCAGCATCAAGGCGGCGGCGGATCGCAAGGTCGAGGATCTCTGCGCCGGCAAATAA
- the doeB gene encoding N(2)-acetyl-L-2,4-diaminobutanoate deacetylase DoeB produces MLTASPHPSPVTPTIDLSAQGVQHGHLRLPYSRDDSAWGSVMIPICVVANGDGPTALLTGANHGDEYEGPAALFELARTLDPAEVSGRVIIVPALNYPAFRAGTRTSPIDKGNLNRSFPGRPDGSVTEKIADYVTRHLVPLADIVLDFHSGGKTLDFLPYAAAHELPDKAQEARCFAAVAAFSAPYAMKMLEIDAVGMLDTTVEEMGKVFVTTELGGAGTASARSIGIARRGAGNLLRHAGILAGTPETTPTRWLDMPSGDCFTFAQDDGLIVFERDLGEPVRAGEVIARVYPVGKTGLAPAEYQAAMDGLLAARHVPGLIKAGDCLSVLAVLTEAP; encoded by the coding sequence ATGCTGACCGCCTCGCCCCATCCCTCGCCGGTGACGCCAACGATCGACCTGTCGGCGCAGGGCGTCCAGCATGGCCACTTACGCCTGCCCTATAGCCGCGACGACAGCGCCTGGGGCTCGGTGATGATCCCGATCTGCGTCGTCGCGAACGGGGACGGCCCGACCGCGCTTCTGACCGGCGCCAACCATGGCGACGAATACGAAGGGCCGGCAGCGCTGTTCGAACTGGCGCGCACGCTCGATCCGGCTGAGGTTTCGGGCCGGGTGATCATCGTGCCGGCGCTGAACTATCCCGCCTTCCGGGCCGGGACGCGGACTTCGCCGATAGACAAGGGCAATCTCAACCGCAGCTTTCCCGGCCGGCCGGATGGCAGCGTCACCGAGAAGATCGCCGACTACGTCACGCGCCATCTCGTGCCGCTCGCCGATATCGTGCTCGACTTCCATTCCGGCGGAAAGACGCTCGACTTCCTGCCTTATGCCGCCGCGCACGAGCTGCCGGACAAGGCGCAGGAGGCGCGCTGCTTTGCAGCGGTCGCCGCCTTCTCCGCGCCCTACGCGATGAAGATGCTGGAGATCGACGCCGTCGGCATGCTCGACACCACCGTCGAGGAGATGGGCAAGGTCTTCGTCACGACCGAGCTCGGTGGCGCCGGCACGGCAAGCGCGCGCAGCATCGGCATCGCCAGGCGCGGCGCCGGCAACCTGCTCAGGCATGCCGGCATCCTCGCGGGAACGCCCGAGACGACACCGACCCGCTGGCTCGACATGCCCTCAGGCGACTGCTTCACCTTCGCCCAGGACGACGGGCTGATCGTCTTCGAGCGCGACCTCGGCGAGCCCGTGCGTGCCGGCGAAGTCATCGCCCGGGTCTATCCCGTCGGAAAGACCGGGCTCGCCCCGGCCGAGTACCAGGCCGCCATGGACGGCCTCCTCGCCGCTCGCCACGTCCCCGGGCTGATCAAGGCAGGCGACTGCCTCTCGGTGCTCGCCGTGCTGACGGAGGCACCCTGA
- the doeA gene encoding ectoine hydrolase DoeA (DoeA (degradation of ectoine A) is also called EutD (ectoine utilization D).), which translates to MTVTLNFTREEYAERLAKTRAAMERAGVGLMVVTDPSNMHWLTGYDGWSFYVHQCVLVPPTGEPIWYGRKQDANGAKRTAYLGHDNIIGYPDHYVQSTERHPMDLLAQIIAERGWGTLPIAVEMDNYYFSAAAFASLQTHLPNARFKDAGGLVNWQRAVKSGTELDYMRKAGRIVELMHQRIVEVARPGMRKCDLVAEIYDAGIRGTPEFGGDYPAIVPLLPSGADASAPHLTWDDKPMRSGEGTFFEIAGAYKRYHCPLSRTVFLGKPTQAFLDAEKATLEGMEAGLAAAKPGNTCEDIANAFFAVLKRYGIIKDNRTGYPIGLSYPPDWGERTMSLRPGDRTELKPGMTFHFMTGLWLENMGLEITESIAITETGVECLSNVPRQLFVKD; encoded by the coding sequence GTGACCGTGACCCTGAATTTCACGCGCGAGGAATATGCCGAGCGCCTCGCCAAGACCCGCGCCGCCATGGAGCGGGCCGGCGTCGGGCTGATGGTCGTCACCGACCCGTCGAACATGCATTGGCTCACCGGCTATGACGGCTGGTCGTTCTACGTCCATCAATGCGTGCTGGTGCCGCCGACCGGGGAGCCAATCTGGTACGGCCGCAAGCAGGATGCGAACGGCGCCAAGCGCACCGCCTATCTCGGCCACGACAACATCATCGGCTATCCCGACCACTATGTTCAGTCGACCGAGCGCCATCCGATGGACCTGCTGGCGCAGATCATCGCCGAGCGCGGCTGGGGCACGCTCCCGATAGCTGTCGAGATGGACAATTACTACTTCTCGGCGGCGGCCTTCGCCTCGCTGCAGACGCATCTGCCCAATGCCCGCTTCAAGGATGCCGGCGGGCTGGTGAACTGGCAGCGCGCGGTCAAGAGTGGGACCGAGCTCGACTACATGCGCAAGGCCGGCCGCATCGTCGAATTGATGCACCAGCGCATCGTCGAGGTCGCTCGCCCCGGCATGCGCAAATGCGACCTCGTCGCCGAGATCTACGATGCCGGCATCCGCGGCACGCCCGAATTCGGCGGCGACTATCCGGCGATCGTCCCGCTGCTGCCCTCGGGCGCCGATGCCTCCGCCCCGCATTTGACCTGGGACGACAAGCCGATGCGATCAGGCGAAGGCACCTTCTTCGAGATCGCCGGCGCCTATAAGCGCTACCACTGCCCGCTCTCGCGCACCGTCTTCCTGGGCAAGCCGACGCAGGCCTTCCTCGACGCCGAGAAGGCGACGCTCGAAGGCATGGAAGCCGGCCTCGCCGCGGCAAAGCCCGGCAACACCTGCGAGGACATCGCCAATGCCTTCTTTGCGGTGCTGAAGCGCTACGGCATCATCAAGGACAACCGCACCGGCTACCCGATCGGCCTATCCTATCCGCCCGATTGGGGCGAGCGCACCATGAGCCTGCGGCCCGGCGATCGGACCGAGCTCAAGCCCGGCATGACCTTCCATTTCATGACCGGCCTCTGGCTCGAGAATATGGGCCTCGAGATCACCGAAAGCATCGCGATCACTGAGACCGGCGTCGAATGCCTGTCGAACGTGCCGCGCCAGCTCTTCGTCAAGGATTGA
- the eutC gene encoding ectoine utilization protein EutC, which translates to MSRMLVLTEAELRRIVRLDLSAIACVEEAFAALATKAVAMPPILRLDIPEHRGEVDVKTAYVPGLDGFAIKVSPGFFDNPKLGLPSLNGLMILFSARTGLVEALLLDNGYLTDVRTAAAGAVAARQLSRPDATVAAIFGAGMQARLQLEALALVRPIREARIWARDTQKAGKVASDLSRKLGFPATAISDPQAAVRGADVIVTTTPAEQPILMADWLEPGQHITAMGSDSEHKNEIDPAALARATYVADRLSQTRRLGELASAIRTGLATVDQPFAELGEVIAGKRPGRTRADEITLADLTGTGVQDTAIANLAASRARNAGAGQTIDTKAEAGDAA; encoded by the coding sequence ATGAGCCGAATGCTCGTCCTCACCGAAGCGGAGCTCCGCCGCATCGTCAGGCTCGATCTGAGCGCGATCGCCTGTGTCGAGGAGGCCTTCGCGGCGCTCGCGACCAAGGCCGTCGCCATGCCGCCAATCCTGCGGCTCGACATCCCCGAGCACCGCGGCGAGGTCGATGTGAAGACGGCCTATGTGCCGGGCCTCGACGGCTTCGCCATCAAGGTCAGCCCCGGCTTTTTCGATAATCCCAAGCTCGGCCTGCCCAGTTTGAACGGGCTGATGATCCTGTTCAGCGCCAGGACCGGGCTCGTCGAGGCGCTGCTCCTGGACAATGGCTATCTCACCGATGTCAGGACGGCTGCGGCCGGAGCGGTCGCAGCGCGGCAGCTCTCCCGGCCGGATGCGACCGTCGCCGCCATTTTCGGCGCCGGCATGCAGGCGAGGCTTCAGCTTGAAGCGCTGGCGCTGGTGCGGCCGATCCGCGAGGCGCGGATCTGGGCTCGTGACACGCAAAAGGCTGGCAAAGTCGCAAGCGACCTCTCTCGGAAGCTCGGCTTTCCCGCCACCGCGATCTCTGATCCTCAGGCGGCCGTACGAGGGGCGGATGTCATCGTCACCACCACGCCCGCCGAACAGCCGATCCTGATGGCGGACTGGCTCGAACCCGGCCAGCACATCACCGCGATGGGCTCCGACAGCGAGCACAAGAACGAGATCGACCCGGCCGCCCTCGCCCGGGCCACCTATGTCGCCGACCGCCTCAGCCAAACGCGCCGCCTCGGCGAACTCGCCTCAGCGATCCGTACCGGCCTCGCCACGGTCGACCAGCCGTTCGCCGAATTGGGCGAGGTCATCGCCGGCAAGCGGCCGGGCCGGACGCGTGCCGACGAGATCACCCTGGCGGACCTGACCGGCACCGGTGTGCAGGACACCGCAATCGCCAATCTCGCCGCCTCCCGCGCCCGCAATGCCGGTGCGGGGCAAACCATCGACACCAAAGCCGAAGCGGGAGACGCCGCGTGA